A genomic segment from Enoplosus armatus isolate fEnoArm2 chromosome 12, fEnoArm2.hap1, whole genome shotgun sequence encodes:
- the LOC139294088 gene encoding cytosolic phospholipase A2 zeta-like isoform X2 produces MPKSVKQRAFEQLGREYRGRRHLEGRPAKQAVSYWTLNVTILRAKVHVSKDYFSESDCYVSLSLPTATARTCRTKTVSNGCNPEWNETFTFRVPTQVKNILEIKLYDEDSLTRDDHISTLMFDISGLTIGKKETKVCTINPETNDELLIDFELLQSNETTREYLTNGILVAAPFSALDININKLPSSIRDKVLKLRGAYQENQTLNPEEHQKLRFYINRDLETELGVAPSDDAAASTAPMETSIELQPLPAKYTGKVSLVIDQDTVDLDLATHECEEERLTVRMDFDIPTQEREYLKKRKAVVGEALQELLGHRSPLESRKVPTIAVVASGGGARAMTGLLGSLRGLKDIGVLDAVSYITGVSGSTWAMSTLYQEANWSQGDMDSIISAAKEQMTKSVLSVFSPEKLQYYSEEMEEKGNEGYIVSLIDMAGLILEHLVFGKKVTSTLSEQQRAVNEGQNPLPIYTAVNMKEGLKGCVSEDEWCEFTPYEVGIQKYGAFVRTEDFGSQFFLGHIIKKLPEVRLPYLMGMWSSVFSLNLTQLWKRVTGSRPIWSPCIGPDVSDIEVDTEPSTLNTCILNPMTDITSMLTNLCKGRPFIAEMYNFMHGLFLHWDYNKHSNFNAWKDAHPDAFPNQLTPSDSTLCLVDSGHAINIGCVPVLRPERDVDVIISLSYSWDPERVLKVLEETAAYCEDHDIPFPSADFASLGKERQKEVYIFEDKENLEAPIVVHFPLVNDTYRHFKHPGVKRETEEEIKAGETDVSSSDSPYTTRNMTYSKEDYEALVDLATYNVANNKESILNAIHEALRRKASKIKK; encoded by the exons ATGCCAAAATCAG TCAAACAGAGAGCTTTTGAGCAACTGGGAAG GGAGTATAGAGGGAGACGTCACCTCGAAGGTCGACCAGCG AAGCAAGCTGTCTCCTACTGGACCTTGAACGTCACCATACTGAGAGCAAAAGTACATGTCTCCAAGGATTACT TTTCTGAATCTGACTGCtatgtcagtctctctctccccacggCGACGGCAAGGACCTGCCGCACAAAGACTGTGTCCAATGGTTGCAACCCAGAGTGGAATGAGACTTTTACCTTCAGGGTCCCCACTCAAGTGAAA AATATCCTGGAGATCAAGCTGTACGACGAGGACTCCCTGACACGCGATGACCACATTTCCACGCTAATGTTTGACATCAGCGGCCTCACAATAGGGAAGAAGGAGACCAAAGTTTGCACCATAAACCCTGAG ACAAACGATGAGCTTCTGATAGACTTTGAGCTACTACAGAG caaCGAAACCACTCGTGAATACCTCACTAATGGCATCCTCGTG GCTGCCCCATTCTCTGCTCTGGATATAAACATTAACAAGCTACCAAGCA GTATTAGGGACAAGGTGCTGAAACTAAGGGGTGCCTATCAGGAAAACCAAACCCTAAATCCGGAGGAACACCAGAAACTGCgtttctacatcaacagagACTTGGAGACAGAACTAGGAGTGGCA CCTTCTGATGATGCAGCTGCCTCCACTGCCCCAATGGAAACTTCCATCGAGCTCCAGCCTCTGCCAGCCAAATACACGGGCAAAGTGTCCCTTGTTATTGATCAG GACACAGTGGATTTAGACCTGGCAACGCATGAATG CGAGGAGGAACGCCTCACAGTTCGCATGGACTTTGACATCCCGACACAAGAGAGAGAGTatctgaagaagaggaaagccGTAGTGGGAGAGGCTTTGCAGGAGCTCCTGGGCCACCGCTCTCCACTTGAATCCAGAAAA GTGCCAACTATAGCAGTGGTGGCTTCGGGGGGAGGGGCCAGAGCAATGACAGGCCTCCTTGGTAGCCTGAGGGGCCTGAAAGATATAGGGGTCCTGGATGCTGTCAGCTACATCACTGGTGTTTCTGGATCCACATG GGCTATGTCTACGCTGTATCAGGAAGCTAACTGGTCACAGGGGGACATGGACAGCATCATCTCAGCAGCGAAGGAACAGATGACCAAGAGCGTCCTGAGTGTCTTCTCTCCTGAGAAACTGCAGTATTACAGTGAGGAAATGGAAGAGAAAGGGAACGAGGGTTACATTGTGTCACTCATTGACATGGCGGGCCTGATCCTTGAGCACCTCGTCTTTGGGAAG AAAGTCACCAGTACCctgtctgagcagcagagagcagtgaaTGAAGGCCAAAACCCTTTACCCATATACACTGCCGTCAATATGAAGGAAGGGTTAAAGGGCTGTGTATCTGAAGATG AGTGGTGCGAGTTTACCCCCTATGAGGTAGGCATCCAAAAGTATGGGGCGTTTGTCCGAACTGAGGACTTCGGGAGTCAGTTCTTCCTTGGTCATATCATCAAGAAACTCCCAGAAGTCCGCCTCCCTTATTTGATGG GAATGTGGAGCAGTGTCTTTTCTTTAAACCTCACCCAGCTGTGGAAGCGCGTTACAGGGTCCCGTCCCATTTGGAGCCCTTGTATTGGACCAGATGTCAGCGACATAG AGGTTGACACGGAACCTTCAACTCTGAACACATGCATCTTAAACCCAATGACAGACATCACCAGCATGTTGACCAATCTCTGCAAGGGGCGTCCATTCATTGCTGAAATGTACAATTTCATGCATGGTCTCTTCCTGCACTGGGACTACAATAAACACAGCAACTTCAATGCCTGGAAAG ACGCACACCCAGACGCCTTCCCAAACCAACTGACACCCAGTGACTCCACCCTGTGCCTGGTCGATTCTGGTCATGCCATCAATATTGGCTGTGTGCCCGTCCTGAGGCCAGAGAGAGATGTCGATGTCATCATATCCCTGAGTTACTCATGGGATCCAGAGCGCGTCCTCAAG GTCCTAGAGGAGACAGCTGCTTACTGTGAAGACCACGATATCCCCTTTCCCAGTGCTGATTTTGCCAGTCTGGGAAAGGAGCGTCAGAAGGAAGTCTACATCTTCGAGGACAAGGAGAATCTCGAGGCCCCGATAGTGGTTCATTTCCCACTCGTCAATGACACATACAGACACTTCAAACATCCAG GTGTGAAGCGTGAgactgaagaagaaataaaagccGGGGAGACGGACGTGAGCAGCAGTGACTCTCCGTATACCACCAGAAACATGACCTACTCAAAAGAGGACTATGAGGCTCTGGTGGACTTGGCCACTTATAACGTCGCAAATAACAAGGAGAGCATCCTCAACGCCATCCATGAGGCCCTGAGAAGGAAGGCATCCAAGATAAAGAAATAG
- the LOC139294088 gene encoding cytosolic phospholipase A2 zeta-like isoform X1 — protein MPKSVKQRAFEQLGREYRGRRHLEGRPAQKQAVSYWTLNVTILRAKVHVSKDYFSESDCYVSLSLPTATARTCRTKTVSNGCNPEWNETFTFRVPTQVKNILEIKLYDEDSLTRDDHISTLMFDISGLTIGKKETKVCTINPETNDELLIDFELLQSNETTREYLTNGILVAAPFSALDININKLPSSIRDKVLKLRGAYQENQTLNPEEHQKLRFYINRDLETELGVAPSDDAAASTAPMETSIELQPLPAKYTGKVSLVIDQDTVDLDLATHECEEERLTVRMDFDIPTQEREYLKKRKAVVGEALQELLGHRSPLESRKVPTIAVVASGGGARAMTGLLGSLRGLKDIGVLDAVSYITGVSGSTWAMSTLYQEANWSQGDMDSIISAAKEQMTKSVLSVFSPEKLQYYSEEMEEKGNEGYIVSLIDMAGLILEHLVFGKKVTSTLSEQQRAVNEGQNPLPIYTAVNMKEGLKGCVSEDEWCEFTPYEVGIQKYGAFVRTEDFGSQFFLGHIIKKLPEVRLPYLMGMWSSVFSLNLTQLWKRVTGSRPIWSPCIGPDVSDIEVDTEPSTLNTCILNPMTDITSMLTNLCKGRPFIAEMYNFMHGLFLHWDYNKHSNFNAWKDAHPDAFPNQLTPSDSTLCLVDSGHAINIGCVPVLRPERDVDVIISLSYSWDPERVLKVLEETAAYCEDHDIPFPSADFASLGKERQKEVYIFEDKENLEAPIVVHFPLVNDTYRHFKHPGVKRETEEEIKAGETDVSSSDSPYTTRNMTYSKEDYEALVDLATYNVANNKESILNAIHEALRRKASKIKK, from the exons ATGCCAAAATCAG TCAAACAGAGAGCTTTTGAGCAACTGGGAAG GGAGTATAGAGGGAGACGTCACCTCGAAGGTCGACCAGCG CAGAAGCAAGCTGTCTCCTACTGGACCTTGAACGTCACCATACTGAGAGCAAAAGTACATGTCTCCAAGGATTACT TTTCTGAATCTGACTGCtatgtcagtctctctctccccacggCGACGGCAAGGACCTGCCGCACAAAGACTGTGTCCAATGGTTGCAACCCAGAGTGGAATGAGACTTTTACCTTCAGGGTCCCCACTCAAGTGAAA AATATCCTGGAGATCAAGCTGTACGACGAGGACTCCCTGACACGCGATGACCACATTTCCACGCTAATGTTTGACATCAGCGGCCTCACAATAGGGAAGAAGGAGACCAAAGTTTGCACCATAAACCCTGAG ACAAACGATGAGCTTCTGATAGACTTTGAGCTACTACAGAG caaCGAAACCACTCGTGAATACCTCACTAATGGCATCCTCGTG GCTGCCCCATTCTCTGCTCTGGATATAAACATTAACAAGCTACCAAGCA GTATTAGGGACAAGGTGCTGAAACTAAGGGGTGCCTATCAGGAAAACCAAACCCTAAATCCGGAGGAACACCAGAAACTGCgtttctacatcaacagagACTTGGAGACAGAACTAGGAGTGGCA CCTTCTGATGATGCAGCTGCCTCCACTGCCCCAATGGAAACTTCCATCGAGCTCCAGCCTCTGCCAGCCAAATACACGGGCAAAGTGTCCCTTGTTATTGATCAG GACACAGTGGATTTAGACCTGGCAACGCATGAATG CGAGGAGGAACGCCTCACAGTTCGCATGGACTTTGACATCCCGACACAAGAGAGAGAGTatctgaagaagaggaaagccGTAGTGGGAGAGGCTTTGCAGGAGCTCCTGGGCCACCGCTCTCCACTTGAATCCAGAAAA GTGCCAACTATAGCAGTGGTGGCTTCGGGGGGAGGGGCCAGAGCAATGACAGGCCTCCTTGGTAGCCTGAGGGGCCTGAAAGATATAGGGGTCCTGGATGCTGTCAGCTACATCACTGGTGTTTCTGGATCCACATG GGCTATGTCTACGCTGTATCAGGAAGCTAACTGGTCACAGGGGGACATGGACAGCATCATCTCAGCAGCGAAGGAACAGATGACCAAGAGCGTCCTGAGTGTCTTCTCTCCTGAGAAACTGCAGTATTACAGTGAGGAAATGGAAGAGAAAGGGAACGAGGGTTACATTGTGTCACTCATTGACATGGCGGGCCTGATCCTTGAGCACCTCGTCTTTGGGAAG AAAGTCACCAGTACCctgtctgagcagcagagagcagtgaaTGAAGGCCAAAACCCTTTACCCATATACACTGCCGTCAATATGAAGGAAGGGTTAAAGGGCTGTGTATCTGAAGATG AGTGGTGCGAGTTTACCCCCTATGAGGTAGGCATCCAAAAGTATGGGGCGTTTGTCCGAACTGAGGACTTCGGGAGTCAGTTCTTCCTTGGTCATATCATCAAGAAACTCCCAGAAGTCCGCCTCCCTTATTTGATGG GAATGTGGAGCAGTGTCTTTTCTTTAAACCTCACCCAGCTGTGGAAGCGCGTTACAGGGTCCCGTCCCATTTGGAGCCCTTGTATTGGACCAGATGTCAGCGACATAG AGGTTGACACGGAACCTTCAACTCTGAACACATGCATCTTAAACCCAATGACAGACATCACCAGCATGTTGACCAATCTCTGCAAGGGGCGTCCATTCATTGCTGAAATGTACAATTTCATGCATGGTCTCTTCCTGCACTGGGACTACAATAAACACAGCAACTTCAATGCCTGGAAAG ACGCACACCCAGACGCCTTCCCAAACCAACTGACACCCAGTGACTCCACCCTGTGCCTGGTCGATTCTGGTCATGCCATCAATATTGGCTGTGTGCCCGTCCTGAGGCCAGAGAGAGATGTCGATGTCATCATATCCCTGAGTTACTCATGGGATCCAGAGCGCGTCCTCAAG GTCCTAGAGGAGACAGCTGCTTACTGTGAAGACCACGATATCCCCTTTCCCAGTGCTGATTTTGCCAGTCTGGGAAAGGAGCGTCAGAAGGAAGTCTACATCTTCGAGGACAAGGAGAATCTCGAGGCCCCGATAGTGGTTCATTTCCCACTCGTCAATGACACATACAGACACTTCAAACATCCAG GTGTGAAGCGTGAgactgaagaagaaataaaagccGGGGAGACGGACGTGAGCAGCAGTGACTCTCCGTATACCACCAGAAACATGACCTACTCAAAAGAGGACTATGAGGCTCTGGTGGACTTGGCCACTTATAACGTCGCAAATAACAAGGAGAGCATCCTCAACGCCATCCATGAGGCCCTGAGAAGGAAGGCATCCAAGATAAAGAAATAG